The DNA region GCATCCGGCCACGACGACCCACGCGCAGTGCGACGAGCGCGGTCAGGAGGTTGCCGGTATCACCGAGGCGACCATCCGACTCTCGATCGGTCTGGAGAGCCCCGAGGACATCATCGACGACCTCAAGCTCGGCTTCGCCGCACTATCACAGGCCTGATCACATCTCTTGTTGACGCCGTCCCTCCCGGGGCGGCGTCAACCTGCAACGTCCCACACCCATCCACGGCGTATCGCGTACGTCGTGGATGCCATGTGCCGCAACGCCCGCAGCACATGTATGTACACCATCCGCACACCCAGGAGAGGAGGCATGGTGATGAAGTATGTTCAACTCGGCGATTTCACGACGCAGGCCGGGGCCGTCATCCCGCAGGTGAGGATTGCCTACGAGATGTGGGGGCAGCAGCGTGGGAACAACGTCATCCTCGTGGAGCACGCGCTCACCGGGGACGCCGACGCATGCTCCTGGTGGCCCGGGCTCATCGGGCCGGGTCTGGTCATCGACACCGACCGGTACTGCGTCATCTGCACCAACGTCCTGGGTGGATGTTCGGGATCGACGGGCCCCGGAACCCCAGCCCCTGACGGACGGGCCTGGGGGTCGAGGTTCCCCGCTCTGTGCATTCGAGACATGGTGGCTGCCGAAAGGCAGCTACTTGCGCTTCTGGGCATCGACGAACTGCTGGGGGTCATCGGGGGCTCGATGGGTGGCGCACGAGCCCTGGAGTGGGCGGCAATGTACCCCGAGATGGCTGGGTCGGCCTGCGTCATCGCGACCTCGGCGCGATCCTCGGCCTGGCAGATCGGCATCCAGACCACCCAGATCTGCGCGGTCGAGGCTGACCCCGACTGGCAGAACGGCGACTACTACGACACCGGACGCTGCCCCGACCGGGGCTTGGGGGCAGCGCGACGGATCGCCCACCTGACGTATCGGGGTGAGCGTGAGCTCGACGCCCGCTTCGGATCGGCTCCGCAGAAAGGTGAGGAACCGTTCAGCGCCTACCGCAGCTCGCAGGGACGCTTCGCCGTGGAGAGCTACCTCGACCACCAGGCCAGTAAGCTGCTCCAACGCTTCGACGCCGGCACATACGTCGCCCTCACCCACGCCGTCAATCGTCACGACGTCGGACGTGGGCGCGGCGGCGTCAAGGAGGCCCTCGCCTCGATCACCATCCCGGTGCACGTGGCCGGAGTCGACACCGACCTGCTGTACCCCCTGCATCAGCAGGAGTTCCTCACCGAGCACCTCGGCAATCCCATCGGTCTGGACACGATCGTCTCCCACGTGGGCCACGACGGCTTCCTCACCGAGACCGAACAACTCCAGAACGTGTTCGCCCACTATCTCGACGCCGTCGACCTCGACGGCAGGGGCGGGCCACATCTCCTCCAGGAGAGAGCTTCCGGATTGTACAGCGTCGACGTGGACAGCGCTCGGCCTTTCGCCGACGCATCCTCGGCAGAGCCGTACGCTCATGGGCAAAAGGTGACTGCACAAAAGTGACTGCCCGCCGACTCAGATGGATGGATCAGCGTCTCGCACACATCATGGGCACAATCCGCGTCCCCATTGACACCAGATTGGACAGCCCCGTGTCGATGACACGATCGGACAGTTCCGTATCGATGCGTGCATCTGAGTGCCGTTCTGGAGTTCCCCGCCACCACGCTGCATGTGGCATCGTGGGAGCATGAGCAAGCGCGTCATCTTCGTCTGCCGTGGCAACATCTGCCGCTCCCCCATGGCCGAGCGCATCGCCCAGCGATTCTTCGCCGATGCCGGGCTGGACGTTGAGGTCACCAGTGCCGGGATCACCGACGAGGAGCACGCCAACCCGATGGATCCCCGGGCCCGCGCGGTGCTCAACCGCCGTGGCTACGACGTGCGCCCGCACACGGCCCACCAGATCAGCGCCGAGGAGATTCGCCGTGCCGATCTCGTCGTGGCAGCCGAGCCCTACCAGGTGCAGACCATGGCCCGCATGGCACCCTCGACGAGGAACATCGTCCTGTTGCGCGACTACGACCCCTCGGTGGCACCCGGCACCCCACTGGATGATCCTTGGTTCGGCGACGCGTCAGGATTCGAGACCATCGCCGACCAGATCGAGGCGGCCATGCCCGGCCTTGTCGCAGCCATCCGAAAGTGACCCCAGCACCGCGACCGTGCCCATACCTTCCGCATCCTGCACCAAGTATCTCCACATCCTGAACCGGGTTCTGTACCAGGAGCACGCCCGGTCCGCACCAGAACATGCCCTGTCTGTATCAAGAACATGCTCGGTGCGGCGACCTCTGACGAAAAATGACAGCTCAACCCCCTGCGGGTAAATGATGTGCCCGAGGGGGCCGGTGCTGTCAGAAATCGACACTCCCCCACCTGGTGCGACTTGCGGAAGACCTCAGTGACTTGCGAAAGACACGGCACGCGGGGATCTGGGAAGCACGGAATCCGTGTCGGCACGGACGGTGAAGTGTCCGCTGCGATGGCGAGAGCACGAGCCGAGGCCTACGAGGCCCCGCTGGGGGAAGACCTACAGGCGAGGCTCCGCTGAGGCGAGGGCCACAAGCGAGACTCTGGCTGAGGCAAAGTTCTGCCGAGGGAAGGCCCTACGAGCGAGACTCTGGCTGAGGCAAAGTTCTGCCGAGGGAAGGCCCTACGAGCGAGAATCTGCTGAGGCGAGAACCTACAGGCGAGAATCGACTGAGAGACGTGGCCGAGAGGTACCTGTCAAAAATTGACAGACCAAGCCCCTTCATGCACGTGGATTGCCTGAGTGGGGCCGCAACCGTCAAAAATTGCCATCCGATGCGAGCACTTCCATACCCGAACCCCGAGACATTGCAAGCCCCGCCCCGACCTGCACAACGGGGCATCCCCTCAGCTATCCCCAGGAGCTGACACCAGCCCGATCCACGCAACGAGGACAACGAGGAGCCCCTCAGCACGTCCCCCGAAGCCCCCGACCCACGCAACGAGACAGTCACTCAGCACACATCCCCCGGAGCCCCGATGAGACACCGCCCCCGATCCACACACCGGGGCAGACGCACCAACACCACCGCACAGACACCGACGCCACCCGCACAAGCACACCAGCGTCACCTGCACAGAACCGGTGAGCAGGATCTGCAGCCACAGGGGAAATCTCCATGACATCCACCCCCGCACCGTGAAGGGCACAGCGCCCATGCCGAGGAGGGCACGGGCAGAGATGCGCTGGCTGCCAAAAGTGCCGGTCGGTAAGCAGCTGCCGCGGGCGTCGAAACGGCCTGTGACGCCGATCCCGGCTAGGCTGTGTCCCATGAGTCTGTTCTTGGTCGGTGGCCCCCATGACGCATCGTTGCAGCAGGTTTATGACGAGTTCATCGACGAGGCTCGCCCACATGGTGATCGTGTCGGAATCGCCGTCACCGGGCCGGCTGAGCAGAACCAGCAGAAGATGGCGGAGCTCAGCCAGATCGTGAGCTCTCGATGGCCTCAGGCCACCATCGTCCCGATCCACCTGGATGGCCCGGGAACCTCATCCGTCGTTGATGGCATGCCCACTTGGCCGGAGAACCCCCAGTACGAACTTCCCGCCGATCTCGACCAGTTGGCAGGAATCATCGTCGGAGGCGGTTGGGTACCCGGCTATCTTGCCGGGCTGGGACCAGCGGCCGAGCAGCTCTCCCGGATGGTGCGCAGCGGCGCCCCGTGGCTGGGGTT from Cutibacterium granulosum includes:
- the metX gene encoding homoserine O-acetyltransferase MetX, with the translated sequence MVMKYVQLGDFTTQAGAVIPQVRIAYEMWGQQRGNNVILVEHALTGDADACSWWPGLIGPGLVIDTDRYCVICTNVLGGCSGSTGPGTPAPDGRAWGSRFPALCIRDMVAAERQLLALLGIDELLGVIGGSMGGARALEWAAMYPEMAGSACVIATSARSSAWQIGIQTTQICAVEADPDWQNGDYYDTGRCPDRGLGAARRIAHLTYRGERELDARFGSAPQKGEEPFSAYRSSQGRFAVESYLDHQASKLLQRFDAGTYVALTHAVNRHDVGRGRGGVKEALASITIPVHVAGVDTDLLYPLHQQEFLTEHLGNPIGLDTIVSHVGHDGFLTETEQLQNVFAHYLDAVDLDGRGGPHLLQERASGLYSVDVDSARPFADASSAEPYAHGQKVTAQK